In Gopherus flavomarginatus isolate rGopFla2 chromosome 1, rGopFla2.mat.asm, whole genome shotgun sequence, a single genomic region encodes these proteins:
- the CCDC71L gene encoding coiled-coil domain-containing protein 71L, protein MASSHCETVAPCSRRQAALERGARRMQQEGAARGAAAGLGAAVWGEEGEAEKVVYSRSQVSSAGTKALGDAFKLFMPRSTEFMSSDSELWNFLCSLKHQFSPVILRSKDVYGYASCRAVVPDSLPAPGHRTRRRAARRRPLAAGTRRGAPGRAKKGRKRAPALAGPPGREAQPPREAEQVGSAEVPSCAPFGGRSLEEIWKAATPSLTTFPTIKVRGSVWKPRSLEAARRQAQRILRVDLAPVVRLRRFPVARS, encoded by the coding sequence ATGGCCAGTTCTCACTGTGAGACCGTTGCGCCCTGCAGTCGGAGGCAGGCGGCGCTGGAGCGAGGAGCCAGGAGGATGCAGCAGGAGGGAGCCGCCCGGGGAGCTGCTGCCGGGCTCGGCGCGgcggtgtggggagaggagggcgaGGCGGAGAAAGTTGTCTACTCCCGGTCGCAGGTGTCCTCCGCCGGCACCAAGGCGCTGGGCGACGCCTTCAAGCTCTTCATGCCCCGCTCCACCGAGTTCATGAGCTCGGACTCGGAGCTGTGGAACTTCCTCTGCAGCCTCAAGCACCAGTTCTCCCCGGTCATCCTGCGCAGCAAGGACGTGTACGGCTACGCCTCCTGCCGGGCCGTGGTGCCCGACAGCCTCCCGGCGCCGGGGCACCGGACCCGCCGCAGAGCGGCCAGGAGGCGCCCCCTGGCCGCCGGCACCAGGCGCGGAGCGCCCGGCCGCGCAAAGAAGGGGAGGAAACGCGCCCCAGCGCTCGCCGGTCCCCCCGGCAGGGAGGCGCAGCCGCCGCGGGAGGCGGAGCAGGTCGGCTCGGCCGAGGTGCCCTCGTGTGCTCCCTTTGGGGGCCGGTCCTTGGAGGAGATCTGGAAAGCGGCCACCCCCAGTCTCACCACCTTCCCCACCATCAAGGTGCGGGGCAGCGTCTGGAAGCCGCGGAGCCTGGAGGCGGCGCGGCGCCAGGCGCAGCGGATCCTTCGAGTGGACCTGGCGCCAGTGGTGAGGCTCCGCCGCTTCCCCGTAGCCAGATCGTGA